Proteins encoded within one genomic window of Amorphoplanes friuliensis DSM 7358:
- a CDS encoding serine/threonine protein kinase: protein MNDPGASVTSVTSATLDSSGASDQPGVMPVVAAADVVGHGAPGPGAAEPNGWWVGTNEDPDRYELLGAGLSGGEGTTFAALYHGEQGTTPIRVAVKQLHRPAGAPSTWPQPADWTRWQDQIQIIHQVSSPHLVQVRTILTGAPPHRRGALADTAGQARYEIPYLIMEWVSGSTLQRRVRAVTGTRDARARIGWIAQLGEAVSALHSATRTAGNPMVHRDIKPANCMIDDNGRLVLVDVGAMRRTDSSYDARGLHSRRYTAPEVLADLHGPRSAASDVYSMAAVAYFCLTRQDPPEHGHLTPRRIRAAIDAPRRWRRQLAVHLAPALSPRPEERASIGPDAWARQLLRITARRRKWPAALGLTLAVLVAAVVSLYATGTLTIESVATAPGGSTQSAAGMRAFGGSYQDFAFTAGDSSLFIEPPADYRHLWGGYLPAQRCATTVEFDVVLTGTPRLPAYGLAVAPRSALVDDQPQGASIQFEYETPELTSRPGSYVRPATLPGGAWSIAVRPTPAPDLRLARHVRIYAVGSTMAIDIDGRQIAEYDLSDVECGGAAIRVWGAAFTFTGLSVRGT from the coding sequence ATGAACGACCCCGGCGCCTCGGTCACCTCGGTCACCTCGGCGACTCTCGACTCGTCCGGGGCCTCGGACCAGCCCGGGGTCATGCCGGTGGTCGCGGCCGCAGATGTTGTCGGGCACGGGGCGCCCGGCCCGGGCGCGGCGGAACCCAACGGGTGGTGGGTGGGGACGAACGAGGATCCCGACCGCTACGAGCTGCTCGGGGCCGGCCTCTCCGGCGGCGAGGGCACCACCTTCGCGGCCCTCTACCACGGCGAACAGGGCACAACGCCGATCCGGGTGGCGGTGAAACAACTGCACCGGCCCGCCGGCGCCCCCTCGACGTGGCCGCAGCCGGCGGACTGGACACGGTGGCAGGACCAGATCCAGATCATCCACCAGGTCAGCAGCCCGCACCTGGTCCAGGTGCGCACGATCCTCACGGGTGCACCGCCGCATCGCCGGGGTGCCCTGGCCGACACCGCCGGGCAGGCACGGTACGAGATCCCGTATCTGATCATGGAGTGGGTGAGCGGCTCGACCCTGCAACGGCGGGTCCGGGCGGTGACCGGCACCAGGGACGCCCGGGCCCGGATCGGCTGGATCGCCCAGCTCGGCGAGGCGGTCTCGGCACTGCACTCGGCGACCCGGACGGCCGGCAATCCGATGGTCCACCGCGACATCAAGCCCGCGAACTGCATGATCGACGACAACGGCCGCCTGGTGCTCGTCGATGTCGGGGCGATGCGCCGGACCGACTCCTCCTACGACGCCCGGGGCCTGCACAGCCGTCGCTACACCGCGCCCGAGGTGCTGGCCGACCTGCACGGCCCACGCTCGGCGGCCTCGGACGTCTACTCCATGGCCGCGGTGGCCTACTTCTGCCTCACCCGGCAGGACCCGCCTGAGCACGGGCACCTCACGCCGCGCCGGATCCGGGCCGCGATCGACGCTCCCCGCCGGTGGCGCCGGCAGCTGGCCGTCCACCTCGCACCTGCCCTGTCACCCCGGCCCGAGGAACGGGCGTCGATCGGGCCGGACGCCTGGGCCCGGCAGCTGCTGCGGATCACCGCCCGGCGCCGCAAATGGCCCGCTGCGCTCGGCCTCACGCTGGCTGTCCTGGTCGCGGCCGTGGTCTCCCTGTACGCCACCGGCACTCTCACGATCGAGTCCGTGGCGACCGCCCCGGGTGGCAGCACGCAGAGCGCGGCGGGCATGCGGGCGTTCGGCGGGTCGTACCAGGACTTCGCGTTCACCGCGGGCGACAGCTCGCTGTTCATCGAGCCACCGGCCGACTATCGGCACCTGTGGGGTGGTTACCTTCCGGCACAGCGTTGCGCCACCACCGTCGAGTTCGACGTGGTTCTGACGGGGACGCCACGGCTTCCCGCGTACGGGCTGGCGGTCGCGCCCCGGTCGGCCCTGGTCGACGATCAGCCGCAGGGCGCGTCGATCCAGTTCGAGTACGAGACGCCGGAGCTGACCAGCCGCCCGGGGTCGTACGTCAGACCCGCCACGCTGCCCGGCGGCGCCTGGAGCATCGCGGTGCGACCGACTCCTGCCCCCGATCTGCGGCTGGCCCGGCACGTGCGGATCTACGCCGTCGGCTCCACCATGGCCATCGACATCGACGGTCGCCAGATCGCCGAGTACGACCTGAGCGACGTCGAATGTGGTGGCGCGGCCATCAGGGTCTGGGGTGCCGCGTTCACCTTCACCGGCCTGTCGGTCCGCGGCACATGA
- a CDS encoding transglycosylase SLT domain-containing protein, producing the protein MGNRRAGWLAAAGVVTALLTGTAVVTAGPAQAASADRLTPGRTLTPGAELRSANQRYRLVMQTDGNAVVMTAGGTPLWSSDTPGYGGAALEMQNDGNLVLYKSGHVALKASGTAGRQSASLVLQDDGNLVVYTSDGRPWWSTNTSGGAKAPAPTGARLCARVGYYAGFREQGLQLAVQVALAESGCNPAATNRNTNNSVDYGLWQVNNRAHPQWTPSQLLDPQTNANAAWSISGRGGNWRPWVAYTSGAHTRNGIPAKANAAVTQL; encoded by the coding sequence ATGGGCAACAGGCGAGCAGGATGGTTGGCCGCGGCCGGCGTCGTCACGGCGCTGCTGACCGGTACGGCGGTCGTGACGGCCGGACCCGCCCAGGCCGCGTCGGCCGACCGCCTCACCCCCGGCCGGACGCTGACCCCCGGTGCGGAACTCCGGTCGGCCAACCAGCGGTACCGCCTGGTCATGCAGACCGACGGGAACGCCGTGGTCATGACGGCCGGAGGAACGCCGCTCTGGTCCAGCGACACCCCCGGGTACGGCGGGGCCGCTCTGGAGATGCAGAACGACGGCAATCTGGTGCTCTACAAGAGCGGTCACGTCGCCTTGAAGGCCTCCGGCACCGCAGGGCGTCAGAGCGCGTCACTCGTCCTGCAGGACGACGGGAACCTGGTGGTCTACACCTCGGACGGCCGTCCCTGGTGGTCGACCAACACCAGCGGTGGCGCCAAGGCGCCGGCACCGACGGGCGCCCGCCTCTGCGCCCGGGTCGGTTACTACGCGGGCTTCCGCGAGCAGGGGCTGCAGCTCGCCGTCCAGGTCGCTCTGGCGGAGTCCGGGTGCAACCCGGCCGCCACCAACCGCAACACCAACAACTCCGTCGACTACGGGCTCTGGCAGGTCAACAACCGGGCCCACCCGCAGTGGACGCCCTCCCAGCTGCTCGACCCGCAGACCAACGCCAACGCCGCCTGGAGCATCTCCGGACGCGGTGGCAACTGGCGGCCCTGGGTTGCCTACACCTCCGGTGCCCACACCAGGAACGGGATCCCCGCCAAGGCCAACGCCGCCGTCACCCAGCTCTGA
- a CDS encoding NlpC/P60 family protein yields the protein MRKTFKRTGLAVALVCAALAALQPTGAYAADTRDSLGVDQTLGTGQSLWSARHTYEARMQSDGNLVVYGPGGAIWSSNTRGSGARLVLQSDSNLVMYSNQGVLFSTGKARTGSNRLVMQDDGNLVLYGSSTLWASKSSSEAAIQWFYNHLGATNYEHKCELAVEHAFGTSGRYRTAAAAAGAAKDRRDHANWNNRAQRTPYTDAPRGSLVFYNTSIDGHVAISVGNGTVLSSSAPGAKIGTAPIGYFQRPYGWAWAPW from the coding sequence ATGAGGAAGACCTTCAAACGGACCGGTCTTGCCGTCGCACTCGTCTGCGCCGCGCTGGCCGCACTGCAGCCGACCGGCGCCTACGCCGCGGACACCCGTGACTCCCTAGGCGTCGACCAGACGCTCGGGACCGGCCAGTCGCTGTGGTCGGCCCGTCACACGTACGAGGCTCGGATGCAGTCCGACGGCAATCTGGTCGTCTACGGGCCGGGCGGGGCGATCTGGTCCAGCAACACCCGCGGCAGCGGAGCCCGGCTCGTGTTGCAGAGCGACAGCAACCTCGTCATGTACTCCAACCAGGGTGTGCTGTTCTCCACCGGGAAAGCCCGGACCGGAAGCAACCGGCTGGTCATGCAGGACGACGGCAACCTGGTGCTCTACGGCAGCTCCACCCTGTGGGCCAGCAAGAGCTCGTCGGAGGCCGCCATCCAGTGGTTCTACAACCACCTCGGCGCGACGAACTACGAGCACAAGTGCGAGCTGGCCGTCGAGCACGCCTTCGGCACCTCCGGCCGGTACCGGACCGCCGCGGCCGCGGCGGGAGCGGCCAAGGACCGCAGGGACCACGCGAACTGGAACAACCGGGCGCAGCGCACCCCCTACACCGATGCGCCGCGCGGTTCGCTGGTCTTCTACAACACCAGCATCGACGGGCACGTGGCAATCAGCGTCGGCAACGGCACGGTGCTGAGTTCCAGCGCGCCGGGGGCGAAGATCGGTACCGCGCCGATCGGCTACTTCCAGCGCCCGTACGGCTGGGCCTGGGCGCCCTGGTGA
- the mgrA gene encoding L-glyceraldehyde 3-phosphate reductase produces MTFVAASDRYSSGMQYRRTGLSGLDLPVLSLGFWHNFGDDVPFETQRGIARRAFDLGITHFDLANNYGPPYGAAEVNVGRLLSEDFRAYRDELVVSTKAGWDMWPGPYGQGGGGRKYVLASLDQSLSRLKLDYVDIFYSHRFDPTTPLEETAAALDAAVRQGKALYVGISSYDAGHTRTMAGLLRELGTPLLIHQPSYSMLNRWIETEGLLDAAAEAGAGVIGFTALAQGLLTGKYLGGVPEGSRATQGKSLDLETVDDTMVERLNALNEVAGARGQSLAQLALAWALRDPRVTSLVVGASSVHQLDQNVAALENLAFTAQELASIDEILGGAAPEGIDLWKDARNGTL; encoded by the coding sequence ATGACCTTCGTAGCCGCCTCCGACCGTTATAGCAGTGGCATGCAGTACCGCCGCACCGGGCTCTCCGGCCTCGATCTGCCGGTGCTCTCGCTGGGCTTCTGGCACAACTTCGGTGACGACGTGCCGTTCGAGACGCAGCGGGGGATCGCCCGGCGGGCGTTCGACCTCGGCATCACGCACTTCGACCTGGCCAACAACTACGGGCCGCCGTACGGCGCTGCCGAGGTCAACGTCGGGCGGCTGCTGAGCGAGGACTTCCGGGCGTACCGGGACGAGCTCGTCGTGTCGACCAAGGCCGGCTGGGACATGTGGCCCGGCCCGTACGGTCAGGGTGGTGGCGGCCGCAAGTACGTGCTGGCCAGCCTCGACCAGTCGCTGAGCCGCCTGAAGCTCGACTACGTGGACATCTTCTACTCGCACCGCTTCGACCCGACGACGCCGCTGGAGGAGACCGCCGCGGCGCTCGACGCGGCGGTACGCCAGGGCAAGGCCCTCTACGTCGGCATCTCGTCCTACGACGCCGGGCACACGCGGACGATGGCGGGGCTGCTGCGTGAGCTCGGCACTCCGCTGCTCATCCACCAGCCGTCGTACTCGATGCTGAACCGCTGGATCGAGACCGAGGGCCTGCTCGACGCGGCCGCGGAGGCCGGCGCGGGTGTCATCGGCTTCACCGCCCTGGCCCAGGGCCTGCTCACGGGCAAGTATCTCGGTGGTGTCCCCGAGGGTTCGCGGGCCACGCAGGGCAAGTCGCTGGATCTCGAGACGGTCGACGACACGATGGTCGAGCGCCTGAACGCGCTGAACGAGGTCGCCGGGGCACGCGGGCAGAGCCTGGCGCAGCTGGCACTGGCCTGGGCGCTGCGCGACCCTAGGGTGACCTCGCTGGTCGTCGGGGCGAGCAGCGTGCACCAGCTCGACCAGAACGTCGCCGCGCTGGAGAACCTGGCGTTCACCGCCCAGGAGCTCGCCTCGATCGACGAGATCCTGGGCGGCGCGGCGCCGGAGGGCATCGACCTGTGGAAGGACGCCCGCAACGGCACGCTCTGA
- a CDS encoding TolB family protein has translation MKARFVIPALTVVVTAALTVPGPALAAAVQRTERVSVSSTGVAGDDWTIVGDLSANGRYVVFGTRAANLVAGDTNNADDVFLRDRRTGTTTRISLAADGGEADGDSSEPAISDDGRFVAFRSAATDLVPGDTNGVADIFLLDRRSGATTRISVTADGTQADGDSGGVSISSDGRSVAFETVASNLAPGAGTGNVLLHDRTTGGLSLVSVEDGGDGWASAGGSYWASISGNGRYVAFVSYEADMVPGDTNDSRDVFVRDLVAGTTTRASLTHDNQQAADFVGGPDVSDDGRYVTFWSEDPTLVEGDTNGSADVYLRDMQTRTTRAISSSPQGVIGDQPSADPRITPDGRYVTFSGGATNLVAGDTNNADDVFVTDLRAGSTRIASRASNGRQGNDHSFNGRSTPDGRTVVYGSFATNLVRGGNDQTHLYLTR, from the coding sequence GTGAAAGCTCGATTTGTGATACCCGCCCTGACCGTCGTCGTGACCGCCGCGCTGACCGTGCCCGGACCGGCCCTGGCCGCGGCGGTGCAGCGAACCGAGCGGGTGAGTGTTTCGAGCACCGGTGTCGCGGGCGACGACTGGACGATCGTCGGCGACCTCAGCGCGAACGGTCGTTACGTGGTGTTCGGGACCCGGGCGGCCAATCTTGTCGCCGGTGACACCAACAACGCCGACGACGTCTTCCTGCGCGACCGGCGGACCGGGACGACGACCCGGATCAGCCTGGCCGCGGACGGCGGCGAGGCCGACGGCGACAGCAGCGAACCGGCGATCAGCGACGACGGGCGCTTCGTCGCGTTCCGGTCGGCCGCGACCGACCTCGTCCCCGGCGACACGAACGGCGTCGCCGACATCTTCCTGCTCGACCGCAGGAGCGGCGCCACGACGCGGATCAGCGTGACGGCGGACGGCACCCAGGCCGACGGTGACAGCGGCGGCGTCTCGATCAGCAGCGACGGCCGCTCCGTCGCCTTCGAGACGGTGGCGTCCAACCTGGCGCCCGGTGCGGGTACCGGCAACGTCCTGCTGCACGACCGGACGACCGGCGGGCTCAGCCTGGTCAGCGTCGAGGACGGCGGTGACGGCTGGGCGTCCGCCGGCGGCAGTTACTGGGCGTCGATCAGCGGCAACGGCCGCTACGTCGCCTTCGTCTCCTACGAGGCCGACATGGTCCCCGGCGACACCAACGACAGCCGCGACGTCTTCGTCCGCGACCTGGTCGCCGGCACGACCACCCGCGCCAGCCTGACGCACGACAACCAGCAGGCGGCCGACTTCGTCGGCGGGCCGGACGTCAGCGACGACGGCCGCTACGTGACCTTCTGGTCCGAGGACCCCACCCTGGTCGAGGGCGACACCAACGGCTCCGCCGACGTCTACCTGCGGGACATGCAGACCCGGACGACCCGCGCGATCAGCTCGTCACCGCAGGGTGTGATCGGTGACCAGCCCAGCGCCGACCCGCGGATCACACCGGACGGCCGCTACGTCACGTTCTCGGGCGGGGCGACGAACCTGGTCGCGGGTGACACGAACAACGCCGACGACGTGTTCGTGACCGACCTGCGGGCTGGCAGCACCAGGATCGCCAGCCGCGCCTCGAACGGCCGGCAGGGCAACGACCACAGCTTCAACGGCCGCTCGACCCCCGACGGCAGGACTGTCGTCTACGGCTCGTTCGCCACGAACCTGGTGCGCGGCGGCAACGACCAGACCCACCTGTACCTCACCCGCTGA
- a CDS encoding sugar ABC transporter substrate-binding protein produces the protein MRKGMVALTTAGLLATVGLSACGDSSGDDSGSGSGTSGAGKVGVILPDTKSSARWATADLTYLKEAFAAAGVEADIQNAQGDKTAFQTIADGMISAGVKVLMIVNLDSGTGKAVLDKARKAGIATIDYDRLTLSGNADYYVSFDNVKVGELQGQGLVDCLAEKKYTKPVVAELNGSPTDNNATLFAQGYDSVLDPKYTDGTYLKGPNQDVPDWDNTQAGTIFEQMLTSNKEIKGVLAANDGLGNAAIGVLRKNKLNGQVPVTGQDATVQGLQNILAGDQCMTVYKAIKKEADAASQLAIALAKEQKPTTATGTTKDPESGKDIPSVLLTPVSITKANVKDVIADNYVTKEELCKAEFAKLCADAGIS, from the coding sequence ATGCGAAAAGGAATGGTCGCACTCACGACAGCCGGTCTCTTGGCGACCGTCGGTCTCAGCGCCTGCGGGGACAGCTCCGGCGATGACAGCGGCAGCGGCAGCGGCACCTCGGGCGCGGGCAAGGTCGGCGTGATCCTGCCCGACACCAAGAGCTCGGCGCGCTGGGCCACCGCGGACCTCACCTACCTCAAGGAGGCGTTCGCGGCGGCCGGTGTCGAGGCCGACATCCAGAACGCGCAGGGTGACAAGACCGCGTTCCAGACCATCGCGGACGGCATGATCTCCGCCGGCGTCAAGGTCCTGATGATCGTCAACCTCGACTCCGGTACGGGCAAAGCGGTCCTCGACAAGGCCAGGAAGGCCGGCATCGCCACGATCGACTACGACCGGCTGACGCTGTCGGGCAACGCCGACTACTACGTCAGTTTCGACAACGTCAAGGTCGGCGAACTGCAGGGCCAGGGTCTGGTCGACTGTCTCGCGGAGAAGAAGTACACCAAGCCGGTCGTCGCCGAGCTGAACGGATCGCCGACCGACAACAACGCGACGCTGTTCGCCCAGGGATACGACTCGGTGCTCGATCCGAAATACACCGACGGCACCTATCTCAAGGGCCCGAACCAGGACGTGCCGGACTGGGACAACACCCAGGCCGGAACGATCTTCGAGCAGATGCTGACCTCCAACAAGGAGATCAAGGGTGTGCTCGCCGCGAACGACGGTCTCGGCAACGCGGCCATCGGGGTGCTGCGCAAGAACAAGCTGAACGGTCAGGTCCCGGTCACCGGCCAGGACGCCACCGTGCAGGGCCTGCAGAACATCCTCGCGGGTGACCAGTGCATGACGGTCTACAAGGCCATCAAGAAGGAGGCCGACGCGGCTTCCCAGCTGGCGATCGCGCTGGCCAAGGAGCAGAAGCCGACGACGGCCACCGGCACCACCAAGGACCCGGAGTCCGGCAAGGACATCCCCTCGGTGCTGCTGACCCCGGTGTCGATCACCAAGGCGAACGTCAAGGACGTCATCGCCGACAACTACGTCACCAAGGAAGAGCTCTGCAAGGCCGAGTTCGCCAAGCTCTGCGCGGACGCGGGCATCAGCTGA
- a CDS encoding ATP-binding cassette domain-containing protein, with protein sequence MPATPLLEINGVDKSFGPVQVLHDVGLSVYPGEVTALVGDNGAGKSTLVKCVSGIYTIDSGSVTFDGNQVAIHTPRDAAALGIEVVYQDLALCDNLDIVQNMFLGREKVRGLVLDEPTMEQMAGDTLASLSVRTVKSLRQLVASLSGGQRQTVAIAKAVLWNSRVVILDEPTAALGVAQTAQVLELVRRLADNGLGVVLISHNMNDVFAVSDRVAALYLGRTAAQVKTSDVTHSQIVELITSGRSGNLGLPPEKPSDLNGGVIDLTPGGVQ encoded by the coding sequence GTGCCCGCAACACCCCTACTGGAGATCAACGGGGTCGACAAGAGCTTCGGTCCCGTTCAGGTCCTGCACGATGTCGGACTGAGCGTCTATCCCGGCGAGGTCACCGCGCTGGTCGGCGACAACGGCGCCGGCAAATCCACCCTGGTCAAATGCGTCAGCGGCATCTACACCATCGACTCCGGCTCCGTCACCTTCGACGGCAACCAGGTCGCCATCCACACCCCCCGCGACGCCGCCGCCCTCGGCATCGAAGTCGTCTACCAGGACCTCGCCCTCTGCGACAACCTCGACATCGTCCAGAACATGTTCCTCGGCCGCGAAAAAGTCCGCGGCCTGGTCCTCGACGAACCCACCATGGAACAAATGGCCGGCGACACCCTCGCCAGCCTCTCCGTCCGCACCGTCAAATCCCTGCGCCAACTCGTCGCCAGCCTCTCCGGCGGACAACGACAAACCGTCGCCATCGCCAAAGCCGTCCTCTGGAACAGCCGCGTCGTCATCCTCGACGAACCCACCGCAGCCCTCGGCGTCGCCCAAACAGCCCAAGTCCTCGAACTCGTCCGCCGCCTCGCCGACAACGGCCTCGGCGTCGTCCTGATCTCCCACAACATGAACGACGTCTTCGCCGTCTCCGACCGCGTCGCCGCCCTCTACCTCGGCCGCACCGCCGCCCAGGTCAAAACCAGCGACGTCACCCACTCCCAGATCGTCGAACTCATCACCTCAGGGCGCAGCGGCAACCTCGGCCTGCCACCCGAGAAGCCCTCCGACCTCAACGGCGGCGTCATCGATCTCACGCCCGGAGGCGTCCAGTGA
- a CDS encoding sugar ABC transporter permease, which translates to MTTQTTTTAGGVTVVKPTLAGHLHDYWGRVRGGDLGSLPAVLGLVVLSLIFGVARETFFSPLNFANLFTQGAQVIFIAMGLIFVLLLGEIDLSAGFASGVCGAVMAILLTNHGVAWYVAIPVALLTGVVIGLALGVLIAKVGIPSFVVTLAAFLGFQGLLLVLLGGGINISIRDEFVISLNNNNIPVLWSWILAIGSVAGYAFLQFSRIRARAARGLVTDPLGVVALRIGGLAVLVLATTAVLTQERAVNPAINSLKGVPIVVPIIAAFLIFWTFVLGRTTYGRHVYAVGGNQEAARRAGIPVDRIRISVFAIGSFMAAIGGIMAVSRASSVDPNTGGSNILLYSVGAAVIGGTSLFGGKGKVINAVIGGAVIAVIDNGMGLMGFSSGQKFIFTGLILLVAASVDALARRRAAGAGTR; encoded by the coding sequence GTGACCACCCAGACGACGACCACGGCCGGCGGCGTCACGGTCGTCAAGCCGACCCTCGCCGGGCACCTGCACGACTACTGGGGACGGGTGCGCGGCGGTGATCTCGGCAGCCTTCCGGCCGTGCTGGGGCTGGTCGTGCTGTCCCTGATCTTCGGTGTGGCCCGGGAGACGTTCTTCAGCCCGCTCAACTTCGCCAACCTGTTCACCCAGGGCGCCCAGGTCATCTTCATCGCGATGGGGCTGATCTTCGTCCTGCTGCTGGGCGAGATCGACCTGTCGGCGGGCTTCGCCAGCGGTGTCTGCGGCGCGGTCATGGCGATCCTGCTGACCAACCACGGTGTGGCCTGGTACGTCGCCATCCCGGTCGCCCTGCTCACGGGTGTGGTCATCGGGCTCGCGCTCGGTGTCCTGATCGCCAAGGTCGGCATCCCGTCCTTCGTGGTCACGCTGGCCGCCTTCCTCGGCTTCCAGGGCCTGCTGCTGGTGCTGCTCGGCGGGGGCATCAACATCTCCATCCGCGACGAGTTCGTCATCTCGCTGAACAACAACAACATCCCGGTGCTGTGGAGCTGGATCCTCGCGATCGGTTCCGTGGCCGGGTACGCCTTCCTGCAGTTCTCCCGGATCCGGGCGCGGGCCGCACGCGGGCTGGTGACCGACCCGCTCGGTGTCGTGGCGCTGCGCATCGGCGGCCTGGCCGTGCTGGTCCTGGCCACCACGGCCGTGCTGACCCAGGAACGCGCGGTCAACCCGGCGATCAACTCGCTCAAGGGCGTGCCGATCGTCGTCCCGATCATCGCGGCCTTCCTGATCTTCTGGACCTTCGTGCTCGGCCGCACCACGTACGGGCGGCACGTCTACGCGGTCGGCGGCAACCAGGAGGCGGCCCGCCGCGCGGGCATCCCGGTGGACCGGATCCGCATCTCCGTCTTCGCGATCGGCTCGTTCATGGCGGCGATCGGCGGCATCATGGCCGTCAGCCGGGCCAGCTCGGTCGACCCCAACACCGGCGGCAGCAACATCCTGCTCTACTCGGTCGGCGCGGCCGTCATCGGCGGCACCAGCCTCTTCGGCGGCAAGGGCAAGGTGATCAACGCCGTCATCGGTGGCGCGGTGATCGCGGTGATCGACAACGGCATGGGCCTGATGGGCTTCTCGTCCGGCCAGAAGTTCATCTTCACCGGCCTGATCCTGCTGGTCGCGGCCAGCGTCGACGCCCTCGCGCGGCGCCGGGCAGCGGGCGCCGGCACGCGATGA
- a CDS encoding ROK family protein — translation MRAAPGPEEIRRTNLGTLLQYVHLHGATSRAELTTRLGLNRSTIGTLTAELATAGLVSEAVPRGIRRAGRPSLVVRPESARVYAYALSIEVDQLRAARVGLGGTVLDRRVCDRPRGLPLPGTVAPLARLIHEMHREVDDDARYVGTGVAVAGRYRGDDGTVRLVPTDGWGAELGAALGSVGRLTVGNHADVAALVEHSRGAAVGCGNVVYLHGDAGIGAGIIAADRRLAGYGGYGGELGHMVVNPYGRECGCGSRGCWETEIGESALLRHAGRAGERGREAVLSVIRSAMHGDRQAQYAVRRVGEWIGFGVGNLANIFNPEAVIFGGTLRDVYLVAAAQIRSRMNAVALPACREHIRLRTPGLGPDAVLIGAAELAFARLLDDPLTVLTARAL, via the coding sequence ATGCGCGCCGCCCCCGGTCCGGAGGAGATCCGCCGGACCAACCTCGGAACCCTGCTGCAGTACGTGCACCTGCACGGCGCGACCTCGCGGGCCGAGCTCACCACCCGGCTCGGGCTCAACCGCAGCACCATCGGCACCCTGACGGCCGAGCTGGCCACCGCGGGGCTGGTGAGCGAGGCGGTGCCCCGCGGGATCCGCCGGGCGGGCCGGCCGTCGCTGGTGGTGCGCCCGGAGTCGGCGCGGGTCTACGCGTACGCGCTGAGCATCGAAGTGGATCAGCTCCGCGCGGCGCGGGTCGGACTGGGCGGCACCGTCCTCGATCGCCGGGTGTGCGACCGGCCCCGCGGCCTGCCCCTGCCCGGCACGGTCGCACCCCTGGCCCGCCTGATCCACGAGATGCATCGCGAGGTCGACGACGATGCCCGTTACGTCGGCACCGGTGTGGCCGTCGCCGGGCGGTACCGCGGCGACGACGGCACGGTCCGGCTCGTACCCACGGACGGCTGGGGCGCTGAGCTCGGCGCCGCCCTCGGCAGCGTGGGGCGGCTGACCGTCGGCAACCACGCCGACGTCGCGGCCCTGGTCGAGCACAGCCGCGGGGCCGCGGTCGGCTGCGGCAACGTCGTCTACCTGCACGGCGACGCGGGGATCGGCGCCGGCATCATCGCCGCCGACCGCAGACTGGCCGGGTACGGCGGTTACGGCGGCGAGCTCGGCCACATGGTCGTGAACCCGTACGGCCGCGAGTGCGGGTGCGGCTCACGCGGCTGCTGGGAGACCGAGATCGGCGAGTCGGCGCTGCTGAGGCACGCGGGCCGCGCCGGTGAGCGGGGCCGTGAGGCGGTGCTGTCGGTCATCCGGTCGGCCATGCACGGCGACCGCCAGGCCCAGTACGCCGTACGCCGGGTCGGGGAGTGGATCGGTTTCGGCGTCGGCAACCTGGCGAACATCTTCAACCCGGAAGCCGTCATCTTCGGCGGCACGCTGCGCGACGTCTACCTGGTGGCGGCGGCGCAGATCCGCAGCCGGATGAACGCCGTCGCCCTCCCGGCCTGCCGTGAGCACATCCGCCTGCGCACGCCGGGTCTGGGGCCGGACGCCGTCCTGATCGGCGCGGCCGAGCTCGCCTTCGCCCGTCTGCTGGACGACCCGCTGACTGTCCTCACCGCTCGTGCCCTGTGA
- a CDS encoding DUF3040 domain-containing protein translates to MLSSYDRRRFNEIVAGLLAEDPSFTDRQAGPPREVRPRPVLALLLWISIPFVIALGGWTGLLVAAVAGGYGVHLARRGRTRKD, encoded by the coding sequence GTGCTCAGCTCCTACGATCGCCGACGGTTCAACGAGATCGTCGCGGGTCTGCTCGCCGAAGATCCCTCCTTCACGGACCGGCAGGCCGGGCCACCGCGGGAGGTACGCCCGCGCCCGGTGCTGGCCCTGCTGTTGTGGATCAGCATCCCGTTCGTCATCGCGCTGGGCGGGTGGACGGGACTGCTGGTCGCGGCGGTCGCGGGTGGCTACGGCGTACACCTGGCCCGGCGGGGGCGTACCCGAAAAGATTGA